One window of Sinorhizobium numidicum genomic DNA carries:
- a CDS encoding ABC transporter permease: MNLPALAGAILFWLLAWAFNQWLVRQHFTNRTANSAARFAVPLIFGVTILVLWEGVVRGFAIPSVLLPAPSMIWQRLVNSLPTLAADFRQTFLKAVLIGYALGCGLGFVVAILIDRSPFLQKGLLPLGNFVSALPVIGVAPIMVMWFGFDWQSKVAVVVIMTFFPMLVNTVSGLAAASHMERDLMRTYAATWWQTLVKLRLPAAWPFIFNALKINSTLALIGAIVAEFFGTPIVGMGFRISTEVGRMNVDMVWAEIAVAAVAGSAFYGVVALAERAVTFWHPSVRSGRA, from the coding sequence CCTTCCCGCTCTCGCCGGCGCCATCCTCTTCTGGCTTCTCGCCTGGGCTTTCAACCAATGGCTGGTCCGCCAGCATTTTACGAACCGCACGGCCAATAGCGCCGCACGCTTCGCCGTGCCGCTGATCTTCGGCGTCACCATCCTGGTCCTCTGGGAAGGCGTCGTTCGCGGTTTCGCCATTCCGTCGGTCCTGTTGCCGGCACCGTCGATGATCTGGCAGCGGCTCGTCAATTCGCTGCCGACGCTCGCGGCGGATTTCCGGCAAACCTTCCTGAAGGCCGTGCTGATCGGCTATGCGCTCGGCTGCGGCCTTGGCTTCGTTGTGGCAATCCTCATCGACCGCTCGCCTTTCCTACAGAAGGGCCTGCTGCCGCTCGGCAATTTCGTCTCTGCCCTCCCCGTCATCGGCGTCGCCCCGATCATGGTCATGTGGTTCGGCTTCGATTGGCAATCGAAAGTCGCCGTCGTCGTCATCATGACTTTCTTCCCGATGCTCGTGAACACGGTCTCGGGCCTCGCCGCCGCGAGCCACATGGAGCGCGATCTGATGCGGACCTATGCCGCGACATGGTGGCAGACGCTCGTCAAGCTGCGTCTGCCCGCGGCATGGCCTTTCATTTTCAACGCTCTCAAGATTAACTCCACGCTGGCGCTGATCGGCGCGATCGTGGCCGAGTTTTTCGGAACGCCCATTGTCGGCATGGGCTTCCGGATCTCCACGGAAGTGGGGCGCATGAACGTCGACATGGTCTGGGCCGAAATCGCCGTCGCGGCGGTGGCTGGCTCCGCTTTTTACGGGGTGGTCGCGCTCGCCGAGCGGGCCGTTACGTTCTGGCATCCGTCCGTCCGCAGTGGCCGGGCCTGA
- a CDS encoding ABC transporter substrate-binding protein, with amino-acid sequence MNKKLASLLAAGVFSLAAFHANAADKVTLQLKWVTQAQFAGYYVAKDKGFYEEEGLDVEIKPGGPDIAPAQVIAGGGADVIVDWMPSALATREKGVPLVNIAQPFKKSGMMLTCLKESGVKSPEDFKGKTLGVWFFGNEYPFLSWMSQLKIPTDGGPDGVTVLKQGFNVDPLIQKQAACISTMTYNEYWQVIDAGIKPEDLVTFKYEDQGVATLEDGLYVLDDKLKDPAFKEKMVKFVRASMKGWKYAEENPDEAADIVLENDSTGAQTEKHQKRMMGEIAKLTAGSNGTLDETDYKRTVQSLLAGGSDPVISKEPEGAWTHEITDEALK; translated from the coding sequence ATGAACAAGAAACTTGCATCTCTGCTGGCAGCGGGCGTCTTTTCGCTTGCCGCTTTCCATGCCAATGCCGCCGACAAGGTTACCCTGCAGTTGAAGTGGGTCACGCAGGCTCAGTTCGCCGGCTACTATGTCGCCAAGGACAAGGGCTTCTATGAAGAGGAAGGCCTCGACGTCGAAATCAAGCCGGGCGGCCCGGATATTGCCCCCGCGCAGGTAATTGCCGGCGGTGGGGCCGACGTCATCGTCGACTGGATGCCCTCCGCGCTTGCCACGCGCGAAAAGGGCGTACCGCTCGTCAACATCGCCCAGCCCTTCAAGAAGTCCGGCATGATGCTGACCTGTCTGAAGGAATCCGGCGTCAAGAGCCCGGAGGACTTCAAGGGCAAGACGCTCGGCGTCTGGTTCTTTGGCAACGAATATCCGTTCCTCTCCTGGATGTCGCAGCTGAAGATCCCGACCGATGGCGGGCCGGACGGCGTCACCGTTCTCAAGCAGGGCTTCAACGTCGATCCGCTGATCCAGAAGCAGGCGGCCTGCATTTCCACGATGACCTACAACGAATATTGGCAGGTCATCGACGCCGGCATCAAGCCGGAGGACCTCGTCACCTTCAAATATGAAGACCAGGGCGTCGCCACGCTTGAGGACGGTCTCTATGTTCTCGATGACAAGCTCAAGGACCCGGCCTTCAAGGAAAAGATGGTGAAGTTCGTCCGCGCCTCGATGAAGGGCTGGAAATATGCCGAGGAGAATCCGGACGAGGCCGCCGACATCGTGCTCGAAAACGACTCGACCGGTGCCCAGACGGAAAAGCACCAGAAGCGCATGATGGGCGAAATTGCCAAACTGACGGCCGGCTCGAACGGTACACTTGACGAAACCGACTACAAACGCACGGTTCAGTCGCTGCTTGCCGGCGGTTCCGATCCGGTCATCTCCAAGGAACCGGAAGGCGCCTGGACGCATGAGATCACGGACGAAGCGTTGAAATAA
- a CDS encoding efflux RND transporter periplasmic adaptor subunit, translating into MAQKLLPLFGACAAMTLYAFSGVSAAEEAAKPQQTQTLPSIVVTEAIERTISDRVIATGSIEAVEETYVSPLVDGLSIRSLNVDVGDRVEEGSTLVVLNDDALLLQKSQLQANLAKTEASLAQLRAQLAEAVANSEEATRVADRAVRLSQSGAVSSAEADRLKALATAARARVRSAEQSVSVATADIKVVQAQIDDIDLRLARTAVKAPVSGVISAKNAKIGAIASGSGEPLFAIIRDGAIEMKADVAEADMIKLAVGQPATVKLAGSDTAVEGKIRLIAPTVDPQTRLGKVHISLIDTAAARAGMYASAIITVEQKNTVVLPQTAVTAENGKTIVRKVENGVVRLVPVKTGIQDGQFVEILSGLEPGEQAVAKAGAYVRDGDRINPVKPAQPATN; encoded by the coding sequence ATGGCTCAGAAACTCCTACCTCTTTTCGGCGCTTGCGCAGCGATGACGCTGTACGCATTTTCCGGTGTCTCGGCAGCCGAGGAAGCGGCCAAACCGCAGCAGACGCAGACTTTGCCCTCCATCGTCGTCACGGAAGCGATAGAACGCACGATCAGCGACCGCGTCATCGCCACCGGTTCGATCGAGGCGGTTGAGGAGACCTATGTGTCGCCGCTCGTGGACGGTCTTTCCATTCGGTCGCTTAATGTCGATGTCGGCGACAGGGTCGAAGAGGGCAGCACGCTGGTCGTCCTCAACGATGACGCGCTGCTACTGCAAAAAAGCCAGCTCCAAGCCAATCTGGCCAAGACGGAGGCCTCGCTCGCGCAACTGCGCGCCCAGCTTGCCGAAGCTGTGGCAAATTCGGAAGAGGCGACGCGGGTTGCTGATCGTGCCGTACGGCTATCGCAGAGCGGCGCGGTATCCTCTGCCGAGGCCGACCGCCTGAAGGCGCTCGCCACTGCGGCGCGCGCGCGTGTCCGCTCCGCCGAACAATCGGTCAGCGTCGCGACCGCGGATATCAAGGTGGTCCAAGCGCAAATTGACGATATCGACCTACGCCTCGCGCGCACGGCCGTCAAAGCGCCGGTCAGCGGCGTGATCTCGGCCAAGAACGCCAAGATCGGCGCGATCGCCAGTGGCAGCGGCGAACCGCTTTTCGCCATCATCCGCGACGGTGCGATAGAGATGAAGGCCGACGTCGCCGAAGCCGACATGATCAAGCTCGCCGTCGGGCAGCCGGCGACGGTCAAGCTCGCCGGGAGCGACACAGCAGTCGAGGGCAAGATCCGGCTGATCGCACCGACGGTCGATCCGCAGACCCGTCTCGGCAAGGTTCATATCAGTCTAATCGACACGGCCGCGGCGCGCGCCGGCATGTATGCGAGCGCCATCATTACCGTCGAGCAGAAGAACACAGTGGTTTTGCCGCAAACGGCTGTTACAGCCGAAAACGGCAAGACGATCGTCCGTAAAGTCGAAAACGGTGTCGTCCGCCTGGTGCCGGTCAAAACCGGAATTCAGGACGGACAGTTCGTCGAAATTCTCTCCGGCCTGGAGCCAGGCGAGCAGGCAGTGGCAAAGGCCGGCGCCTATGTGCGCGACGGCGACCGCATCAATCCGGTCAAGCCCGCGCAGCCGGCAACCAACTGA
- a CDS encoding efflux RND transporter permease subunit translates to MNFSAWSIRNPIAPILAFFVLMVLGWQSFNSLPITRFPNIDVPIVSISVTQSGAAPAELETQVTKEIEDAVAGVTGVDHIQSTITDGSSNTSVIFRMEVPTTQAVQDVKDAIDRIRSDLPTSIEEPIVSKVDVEGQAIQTFSVSSPGMTLEELSWFVDDTIKRAIQGQSGIGRVDRYGGSDREVRIELNEDRLNSFGITAADVNGQLRRMNMDLGSGRGQVGGSEQAIRTLGDARDVAQLANTMISLPNGRFVRLSELGTVTDTYEEPKSFSRFNGHPGVTFAVFRAKGASEVTVAETVAKTLDEIRAKNPDVTIEMVDDSVYFTYGNYEAALHTLMEGALLAVVVVMLFLRNWRATLISAIALPLSAVPTFWVMDLLGFSLNLVSFLAMTLATGILVDDAIVEIENIERHIRMGKSPYRASIEAADEIGLAVIATTFTIIAVFVPVSFMPGIPGQYFIQFGLTVAVSVFFSLLVARLITPVMAAYLMKSTDVGGHHGDDDSAIMKLYTGLIRVTTRWRYTTLLAAIASLVVSVYFLFQVPGSFLPPEDNSRVSLSIELPPDAMLEDTDRTTTEIYNRVKDIDGVENVFVLGGASPKGDLELRRAAVTVLLKKLDHSLVNKIVNDVIGRMPLIGQYLPKLPPAGRIKPQSQIEKEIFTKLRSIPDVRVTKLNDRGERDLSFNLLSNNEADLDEAVATLEAKLRSDPLLANVSPDGALPRPELQIRPRDEQMSRLGITTAQISEVIRVATIGDIDAALSKIALDGRLIPIRVQLNRDFRTDLAAIRNLKVQTASGATVPLSSVADINYAEGPSSIKRYDRYRVVTLGADLPVGVALDTASARFKQIAAEAKLPATVEFLESGDAEVQAEMQQSFGNAMLLGLMMVLAVLILLFKDVIQPFTILFSLPLAIGGVAAGLILTQNALSMPVLIGILMLMGIVTKNAILLVDFGIEMMHHGMDRTLSMIEAGRKRARPIVMTSIAMSAGMLPSALGVGEGGSFRAPMAIAVIGGIIVSTVLSLVVVPSFFLIMDDLSRLLAWIFGRFIGKKEKESLPLDRETLTELVGEHGSTIESLQDRLKMLEEERRGGKSDRKVISHPALAAE, encoded by the coding sequence ATGAACTTCTCAGCCTGGTCCATCCGCAATCCGATCGCGCCGATCCTGGCCTTCTTCGTGCTCATGGTGCTCGGCTGGCAGTCGTTCAATTCCCTGCCGATCACGCGCTTCCCCAACATCGACGTGCCGATCGTTTCGATCAGTGTCACGCAAAGCGGTGCTGCCCCCGCCGAGCTCGAAACCCAGGTCACCAAGGAAATCGAGGATGCGGTCGCCGGCGTTACCGGGGTGGACCATATACAATCGACGATCACCGACGGCAGTTCCAACACTTCGGTTATCTTCCGGATGGAAGTGCCGACGACTCAGGCGGTGCAGGACGTCAAGGATGCGATCGACCGCATCCGCAGCGATCTCCCGACCTCCATCGAGGAACCGATCGTCTCCAAGGTGGATGTCGAAGGCCAGGCAATCCAGACCTTCTCGGTCTCCTCACCCGGCATGACGCTCGAGGAGCTCTCCTGGTTCGTCGACGACACGATCAAGCGCGCGATCCAGGGCCAAAGCGGCATCGGCCGTGTCGATCGCTATGGCGGCTCCGACCGCGAGGTGCGGATCGAGCTCAATGAAGATCGCCTGAACTCCTTCGGCATTACCGCTGCCGACGTCAATGGCCAGCTTCGCCGGATGAACATGGATCTCGGTTCCGGCCGCGGTCAGGTCGGCGGCAGCGAGCAGGCGATCCGCACGCTTGGCGATGCGCGCGACGTGGCTCAGCTTGCCAATACCATGATCTCGCTGCCGAATGGCCGCTTTGTCCGCCTGTCGGAACTCGGCACAGTGACGGACACCTATGAGGAGCCGAAGTCGTTTTCGCGCTTCAACGGCCATCCCGGCGTCACTTTCGCCGTGTTCCGCGCCAAGGGCGCCAGCGAAGTGACCGTCGCCGAGACGGTCGCCAAGACGCTCGACGAAATCCGGGCAAAAAATCCGGACGTCACCATCGAAATGGTCGACGATTCGGTCTATTTCACCTACGGCAATTACGAGGCCGCGCTTCACACCTTGATGGAAGGCGCGCTGCTCGCCGTCGTCGTGGTGATGCTGTTTCTGCGCAACTGGCGTGCGACCTTGATTTCGGCGATCGCGCTGCCGCTCTCGGCCGTTCCTACCTTTTGGGTGATGGACCTTCTGGGCTTCTCGCTGAACCTCGTCAGCTTCCTCGCAATGACTCTGGCGACGGGTATTCTCGTCGACGACGCGATCGTGGAGATCGAAAATATCGAGCGGCATATCCGCATGGGCAAATCGCCCTATCGCGCCTCGATCGAGGCGGCGGACGAGATCGGCCTCGCCGTTATCGCGACGACATTTACCATTATCGCCGTCTTCGTGCCCGTCTCCTTCATGCCGGGCATTCCGGGACAATATTTCATTCAGTTCGGTCTGACGGTCGCCGTCTCGGTCTTCTTCTCGCTCCTCGTAGCGCGTCTGATCACGCCGGTCATGGCCGCGTATCTGATGAAATCGACCGATGTCGGCGGCCACCACGGCGACGACGACAGCGCCATCATGAAGCTCTATACGGGTCTCATCAGAGTGACGACCCGCTGGCGCTATACGACGCTGCTCGCCGCCATCGCCTCCCTCGTCGTTTCCGTCTACTTCCTGTTCCAGGTCCCCGGCAGCTTCCTGCCGCCGGAAGACAACTCGCGCGTCAGCCTGTCGATCGAACTGCCGCCGGACGCGATGCTCGAGGATACGGACCGGACGACGACCGAGATTTACAACCGCGTCAAGGATATCGACGGCGTCGAGAACGTCTTCGTGCTCGGCGGCGCCTCGCCGAAGGGCGATCTCGAGTTGCGCCGCGCCGCCGTCACCGTGCTTCTCAAGAAGCTCGATCACTCGCTCGTCAACAAAATAGTCAATGACGTGATCGGCCGGATGCCCCTTATCGGCCAGTATCTGCCGAAGCTGCCGCCCGCAGGCCGCATCAAGCCGCAATCGCAGATCGAAAAGGAGATCTTCACAAAGCTCCGCTCGATCCCGGACGTCCGCGTTACCAAGCTCAACGATCGCGGCGAGCGCGACCTGTCGTTCAACCTGCTTTCCAACAATGAGGCAGATCTGGACGAGGCCGTTGCGACCCTCGAGGCGAAACTGCGCAGCGATCCGCTGCTCGCCAATGTCAGCCCCGACGGCGCGCTGCCGCGGCCGGAACTGCAGATCCGCCCGCGCGACGAGCAGATGTCGCGCCTCGGTATCACCACGGCGCAGATTTCCGAGGTGATCCGCGTCGCCACCATCGGCGATATCGACGCGGCGCTGAGCAAGATCGCGCTTGACGGGCGACTGATCCCGATCCGGGTCCAGCTCAATCGCGATTTCCGCACCGACCTGGCGGCGATCCGCAACCTCAAAGTCCAAACAGCGTCCGGCGCTACCGTTCCACTCTCGAGTGTCGCGGACATCAACTATGCGGAAGGGCCGAGTTCGATCAAACGCTACGACCGCTACCGCGTCGTCACACTCGGCGCCGATCTACCCGTGGGCGTAGCACTCGACACCGCATCGGCCCGCTTCAAGCAGATCGCGGCCGAGGCCAAGCTCCCCGCCACTGTCGAGTTTCTCGAAAGCGGCGACGCCGAGGTGCAGGCCGAGATGCAGCAGAGTTTCGGCAATGCCATGCTGCTCGGCCTGATGATGGTGCTGGCGGTGCTCATTCTCCTGTTCAAGGATGTGATCCAGCCCTTCACCATTCTCTTCTCGCTGCCGCTTGCGATCGGCGGCGTCGCTGCCGGTTTGATCCTGACGCAGAACGCGCTCTCCATGCCCGTGCTGATCGGTATCCTCATGCTGATGGGCATCGTCACCAAGAACGCTATCCTGCTCGTCGACTTCGGCATCGAGATGATGCATCACGGCATGGACCGCACCCTGTCGATGATCGAAGCCGGCCGCAAGCGTGCCCGACCTATCGTCATGACCTCGATCGCCATGTCCGCCGGCATGCTGCCGTCGGCCCTCGGCGTCGGCGAAGGCGGTTCGTTCCGCGCGCCGATGGCGATCGCGGTGATTGGCGGTATCATCGTCTCGACGGTGCTGAGCCTCGTCGTCGTCCCCTCCTTCTTCCTGATCATGGACGACCTGTCGCGGCTGCTTGCTTGGATCTTCGGCCGCTTCATCGGCAAGAAGGAAAAGGAAAGCCTGCCGCTCGACCGCGAGACGCTGACCGAACTGGTAGGCGAACACGGCAGCACGATCGAAAGCCTGCAGGACCGCCTCAAGATGCTGGAAGAAGAGAGGCGCGGCGGCAAGTCCGACCGGAAGGTCATCAGCCATCCGGCGCTTGCCGCGGAATAG
- the ureG gene encoding urease accessory protein UreG — MPSKNGPLRVGIGGPVGSGKTALTEKLCKAMRQKYSVAVVTNDIYTKEDAEALVRMQALPSERIVGVETGGCPHTAIREDATINLQAIADLNRRIPDLDVVFIESGGDNLAATFSPDLADLTIYVISVCQGEEIPRKGGPGITRSDLLVINKKDLAPYVGADLDVMERDATRMRAERPFVFSDMKRGDGIDRIVEFLTVHGGL; from the coding sequence ATGCCATCGAAAAACGGTCCGCTTCGCGTCGGCATCGGCGGTCCGGTCGGCTCCGGCAAGACGGCGCTGACTGAAAAACTCTGCAAGGCGATGCGGCAGAAATATTCCGTCGCCGTCGTCACCAACGACATCTACACCAAGGAGGATGCGGAGGCGCTGGTCCGCATGCAGGCGCTACCCTCGGAGCGGATCGTCGGCGTCGAGACTGGCGGCTGTCCGCATACCGCGATCCGCGAGGACGCCACGATCAATCTTCAGGCGATCGCGGATCTCAACCGCCGGATTCCCGATCTCGATGTGGTCTTTATCGAGTCGGGTGGGGACAATCTGGCGGCGACCTTCTCGCCCGACCTGGCGGATCTAACGATCTATGTGATCTCCGTCTGCCAGGGCGAGGAAATCCCCCGCAAGGGCGGTCCGGGGATCACCAGATCCGATCTGCTGGTGATCAACAAGAAGGATCTCGCCCCTTACGTTGGAGCCGATCTCGACGTGATGGAACGCGACGCGACGCGCATGCGCGCCGAAAGGCCCTTCGTGTTCTCCGATATGAAGCGCGGAGACGGCATCGACCGGATCGTCGAGTTCCTGACCGTGCATGGGGGACTCTGA
- a CDS encoding urease accessory protein UreF, translated as MTEHADTQALLRLVTWLSPAFPIGSFSYSGGLEQAVHDSLVTNADDLRLWLETLLSNGTAWNDSLLLAESYRGFEDAARLRAVRDLAEALAGSRERQMETMLLGEAFLAAAGHWPHPMFEVLGPNAAYPVAVGAVAGAHHTGLEPALAAYLNATMSNAVSVAIRCGVTGQRDGVGVLAHLEWLIADTAVRAARGSLDDLGSAAIMADIVSLRHENLHSRLFRS; from the coding sequence ATGACTGAGCACGCCGATACGCAGGCGCTTCTGCGCCTCGTCACCTGGCTTTCGCCAGCCTTTCCGATCGGTTCCTTCTCCTATTCCGGCGGCCTGGAACAGGCGGTTCACGATAGCCTGGTAACGAACGCCGACGACTTGCGACTTTGGCTCGAAACGCTCCTCAGCAACGGCACTGCATGGAACGACTCGCTGCTCCTGGCCGAGAGCTATCGCGGTTTCGAAGATGCGGCGCGATTGCGGGCGGTCAGAGACCTGGCGGAGGCGCTGGCCGGCTCGCGCGAGCGGCAGATGGAAACCATGCTCCTCGGCGAGGCGTTTCTCGCCGCTGCCGGCCACTGGCCACATCCGATGTTCGAAGTGCTAGGACCGAACGCCGCCTATCCGGTAGCCGTCGGCGCGGTTGCCGGGGCGCATCATACAGGGCTCGAACCCGCGCTGGCGGCCTATCTCAACGCGACGATGTCAAATGCCGTGTCGGTTGCCATTCGCTGCGGCGTCACGGGTCAACGCGACGGCGTCGGTGTCCTTGCGCACCTCGAGTGGTTGATCGCCGACACCGCCGTGCGCGCGGCGCGGGGCTCGCTCGACGATCTTGGCTCGGCCGCGATCATGGCCGATATTGTGTCCCTGAGACACGAAAACCTGCATTCGCGCCTGTTTCGCTCGTAG
- the ureE gene encoding urease accessory protein UreE: MPYRSTEVLSPGPKDKAPLHRLILTHDQRHLRRKLLHLENDDVVMLDLKEPVMLADGDFLVLEGGGYIEIKAAEEALYEIRPRDGLHLTELAWHLGNRHLPAAVEADRILIARDPVIRVMLEGLGAVVSEVVEPFHPLRGAYHGTGGPHHHGHGGDHHHHD, translated from the coding sequence GTGCCCTATCGTTCGACCGAGGTTCTGTCGCCGGGGCCCAAGGACAAAGCGCCGCTGCATCGCCTTATCCTGACGCATGATCAGCGGCATCTGCGCCGCAAGCTGCTGCATCTCGAAAATGACGACGTGGTCATGCTCGATCTCAAGGAACCGGTGATGCTCGCAGATGGCGACTTCTTGGTGCTGGAGGGCGGCGGCTATATCGAGATCAAGGCGGCCGAGGAGGCACTCTACGAAATCCGCCCGCGCGACGGGCTGCACCTCACCGAACTCGCCTGGCATCTCGGCAACCGGCATCTGCCTGCAGCGGTCGAGGCTGATCGGATCCTGATCGCCCGCGATCCCGTCATACGCGTCATGCTCGAAGGGCTTGGCGCAGTGGTGAGCGAAGTGGTCGAACCCTTTCATCCCCTGCGCGGCGCGTATCACGGGACCGGCGGCCCCCATCATCATGGGCACGGCGGCGATCACCATCACCATGACTGA
- a CDS encoding putative quinol monooxygenase, which yields MVYVIAHLKAHAGKADEVVALAGPLIEATRREEGCISYELYRKPADPDMLVFVETWKSRAAVDAHFAEPHLKTFEAAMADLLAEARIEIVHPEKVEVV from the coding sequence ATGGTTTACGTTATCGCACATCTGAAGGCGCATGCGGGCAAGGCCGATGAGGTCGTGGCACTCGCGGGTCCGCTGATCGAGGCCACGCGCCGCGAGGAGGGCTGCATCAGCTATGAGCTCTACCGTAAACCTGCCGATCCCGACATGCTGGTATTCGTCGAAACCTGGAAGAGCCGAGCGGCGGTGGACGCACACTTCGCCGAGCCGCATTTGAAGACTTTCGAAGCAGCGATGGCTGATCTTTTGGCCGAAGCCCGCATCGAGATCGTTCATCCCGAAAAGGTCGAGGTGGTCTGA
- a CDS encoding peroxiredoxin — MLGRKVPSVTFRTRVRDEAVGGSNPYRWQDVSSDDYFAGKRVILFSLPGAFTPTCSTYQLPDFEKLTPEFRALGVDEIYCISVNDAFVMNAWGKSQGLENVKLIPDGSGEFTRKMGMLVAKDNLGFGMRSWRYAAVVNNGVVEQWFEEEGYCDNCDSDPYGVSSPQNILASLRSQKIAA, encoded by the coding sequence ATGCTAGGCAGAAAAGTTCCCTCTGTAACCTTCCGCACCCGCGTCCGTGACGAAGCCGTCGGCGGTTCCAATCCGTACCGCTGGCAGGATGTCTCGTCGGATGATTATTTCGCCGGCAAGCGCGTCATCCTGTTTTCCCTGCCGGGCGCCTTCACCCCGACCTGCTCGACCTATCAGCTTCCGGATTTCGAGAAGCTCACGCCCGAGTTCCGCGCCCTCGGCGTCGATGAGATCTACTGCATCTCGGTCAACGACGCCTTCGTGATGAACGCCTGGGGCAAGTCGCAGGGCCTCGAGAACGTCAAGCTGATCCCGGACGGTTCGGGCGAGTTCACCCGCAAGATGGGCATGCTTGTCGCCAAGGACAATCTCGGCTTCGGCATGCGCTCCTGGCGCTATGCCGCCGTCGTCAACAATGGCGTCGTCGAACAGTGGTTCGAAGAGGAAGGCTATTGCGACAATTGCGATAGCGACCCCTACGGCGTTTCCTCGCCGCAGAACATCCTCGCGAGCCTGAGATCCCAGAAGATCGCTGCCTGA